A region from the Xenopus laevis strain J_2021 chromosome 4S, Xenopus_laevis_v10.1, whole genome shotgun sequence genome encodes:
- the dnase1l3.S gene encoding deoxyribonuclease I-like 3 S homeolog precursor (The RefSeq protein has 1 substitution compared to this genomic sequence), whose product MWRLLLLCALFVPHSLGLRICSFNVQSFGESKRDKPAVMNVVRKIISRCDITLLMEIKDSSNTVIRLLMAQLNSQSETRNQFDLTISQRLGRKSYKEQYGFIYRKNLVSVKGTYQYKDLQPGDEDAFSREPYVVWFQAPSTEVKEFVIVPQHTTPEAAVREIDELYDVYLDVKQKWNSENFIFMGDLNAGCSYVPKKSWKNIRLRNHTEFVWLIGDNNDTTVKSSTNCAYDRIVVVGEKLVSSIVPGSANVFDFMVAYGLTEEQALEVSDHFPIEVRLKESKRPTSRRRKYFKRK is encoded by the exons ATGTGGCGCCTCCTCCTCTTGTGTGCACTCTTTGTCCCCCACTCTCTGGGGCTCCGAATCTGCTCCTTTAATGTTCAGTCCTTTGGGGAGTCCAAACGGGACAAACCTGCTGTCATGAATGTAGTGAGAAAG ATCATTTCCCGCTGTGACATCACACTTCTGATGGAAATCAAGGACAGCAGCAACACCGTCATCCGATTGTTAATGGCACAACTCAACAG CCAATCAGAAACAAGAAATCAATTTGATTTAACCATCAGCCAAAGACTCGGCCGCAAGAGCTACAAAGAACAATATGGCTTCATTTATAG GAAGAACCTGGTGTCAGTTAAAGGAACGTACCAATATAAAGACTTGCAGCCGGGAGATGAAGACGCTTTCTCTCGGGAGCCCTATGTGGTTTGGTTTCAAGCTCctagcactg AGGTCAAAGAGTTTGTGATCGTTCCCCAGCACACCACCCCCGAGGCCGCCGTTCGGGAAATCGATGAACTTTATGATGTTTACCTTGATGTCAAACAGAAATGGAACTCAGAG AATTTTATTTTCATGGGAGACCTAAATGCCGGCTGCTCCTACGTGCCCAAGAAATCCTGGAAGAACATCCGTCTCCGGAATCACACCGAGTTCGTTTGGCTGATTGGGGACAACAATGATACGACAGTGAAGTCCAGCACCAACTGTGCCTATGACAG GATTGTCGTTGTTGGTGAGAAGCTGGTCAGCTCCATTGTACCAGGCTCTGCCAATGTCTTTGACTTTATGGTTGCTTATGGGCTGACAGAAGAGCAG GCTCTGGAGGTGAGTGATCACTTCCCTATCGAGGTGCGGCTGAAGGAATCCAAACGTCCGACTTCCAGGAGGAGGAAATATCTCAAGAGGAAATAA
- the LOC121403715 gene encoding extended synaptotagmin-1-like → MKNLPFTDPWSDILFYLQNALRIHVLEARNLVANDFFSKKSDPFVVVRGGGTVGKTRVISKNLNPQWNQTFEILFSDLPGQEIEFEVLDKNVQRDDSLGSCKIAVPHVLKKKFIDKWIRLDNVKSGELHIKVETLKLFSDRDKLQKVLNLNKRPRPPKSEELSSVALYTVIQKARGLPVIRPKKCKLNPLATVEVSVTDTVKRTGAQINSGEPEWKERLQFLIKDPRGERMQLNVLNQRNKVLGHISVSLSTLMAAKDMTMEGWFPLESPVNNSEIWLKLQLMILAPRIFHVKR, encoded by the exons TCTGAcattttgttttacttgcagaACGCACTTCGGATTCATGTATTAGAAGCAAGAAATCTCGTTGCAAACGACTTCTTCTCCAAGAAATCAGACCCTTTTGTAGTTGTGCGCGGAGGAGGCACAGTTGGGAAAACCAGGGTCATATCTAAGAACCTCAACCCGCAGTGGAACCAGACATTTGAG ATATTATTTTCAGATTTACCAGGGCAGGAGATTGAATTTGAGGTTCTGGACAAAAATGTTCAGAGAGATGATTCACTGGGCAG CTGTAAAATTGCAGTTCCACATGTGCTAAAGAAGAAATTCATtgataag TGGATCCGGTTGGACAATGTGAAGTCTGGGGAGCTCCATATCAAGGTGGAAACTCTCAAACTCTTTTCAGACCGTGACAAGCTGCAGAAG GTGTTAAATCTGAACAAAAGGCCGCGGCCCCCTAAGAGTGAGGAGTTGTCATCAGTTGCCCTTTACACCGTCATCCAAAAAGCCAGGGGTCTGCCAGTGATACGG CCGAAGAAATGCAAATTAAACCCACTGGCCACCGTGGAAGTGTCAGTGACAGATACAGTCAAGAGGACGGGG GCCCAAATAAATTCCGGAGAGCCAGAGTGGAAGGAGAGGTTACAATTCCTCATAAAGGACCCACGCGGCGAGAGAATGCAACTAAAT GTACTAAATCAGCGCAACAAGGTTCTGGGACACATCTCTGTTTCCCTATCAACACTCATGGCTGCCAAGGATATGACCATGGAGGGCTGGTTCCCTCTTGAGTCCCCAGTAAATAACAGCGAGATTTGGCTGAAGCTGCAGCTGATG ATTCTTGCCCCTCGCATTTTTCATGTGAAGCGATAG
- the dnase1l3.S gene encoding deoxyribonuclease I-like 3 S homeolog isoform X2: MWRLLLLCALFVPHSLGLRICSFNVQSFGESKRDKPAVMNVVRKIISRCDITLLMEIKDSSNTVIRLLMAQLNRKNLVSVKGTYQYKDLQPGDEDAFSREPYVVWFQAPSTEVKEFVIVPQHTTPEAAVREIDELYDVYLDVKQKWNSENFIFMGDLNAGCSYVPKKSWKNIRLRNHTEFVWLIGDNNDTTVKSSTNCAYDRIVVVGEKLVSSIVPGSANVFDFMVAYGLTEEQALEVSDHFPIEVRLKESKRPTSRRRKYLKRK, translated from the exons ATGTGGCGCCTCCTCCTCTTGTGTGCACTCTTTGTCCCCCACTCTCTGGGGCTCCGAATCTGCTCCTTTAATGTTCAGTCCTTTGGGGAGTCCAAACGGGACAAACCTGCTGTCATGAATGTAGTGAGAAAG ATCATTTCCCGCTGTGACATCACACTTCTGATGGAAATCAAGGACAGCAGCAACACCGTCATCCGATTGTTAATGGCACAACTCAACAG GAAGAACCTGGTGTCAGTTAAAGGAACGTACCAATATAAAGACTTGCAGCCGGGAGATGAAGACGCTTTCTCTCGGGAGCCCTATGTGGTTTGGTTTCAAGCTCctagcactg AGGTCAAAGAGTTTGTGATCGTTCCCCAGCACACCACCCCCGAGGCCGCCGTTCGGGAAATCGATGAACTTTATGATGTTTACCTTGATGTCAAACAGAAATGGAACTCAGAG AATTTTATTTTCATGGGAGACCTAAATGCCGGCTGCTCCTACGTGCCCAAGAAATCCTGGAAGAACATCCGTCTCCGGAATCACACCGAGTTCGTTTGGCTGATTGGGGACAACAATGATACGACAGTGAAGTCCAGCACCAACTGTGCCTATGACAG GATTGTCGTTGTTGGTGAGAAGCTGGTCAGCTCCATTGTACCAGGCTCTGCCAATGTCTTTGACTTTATGGTTGCTTATGGGCTGACAGAAGAGCAG GCTCTGGAGGTGAGTGATCACTTCCCTATCGAGGTGCGGCTGAAGGAATCCAAACGTCCGACTTCCAGGAGGAGGAAATATCTCAAGAGGAAATAA
- the dnase1l3.S gene encoding deoxyribonuclease I-like 3 S homeolog isoform X1 has protein sequence MNSLTGLRMCRCLLYIISRCDITLLMEIKDSSNTVIRLLMAQLNSQSETRNQFDLTISQRLGRKSYKEQYGFIYRKNLVSVKGTYQYKDLQPGDEDAFSREPYVVWFQAPSTEVKEFVIVPQHTTPEAAVREIDELYDVYLDVKQKWNSENFIFMGDLNAGCSYVPKKSWKNIRLRNHTEFVWLIGDNNDTTVKSSTNCAYDRIVVVGEKLVSSIVPGSANVFDFMVAYGLTEEQALEVSDHFPIEVRLKESKRPTSRRRKYLKRK, from the exons ATGAACTCACTGACCggactgcgcatgtgccgctgtctgttatat ATCATTTCCCGCTGTGACATCACACTTCTGATGGAAATCAAGGACAGCAGCAACACCGTCATCCGATTGTTAATGGCACAACTCAACAG CCAATCAGAAACAAGAAATCAATTTGATTTAACCATCAGCCAAAGACTCGGCCGCAAGAGCTACAAAGAACAATATGGCTTCATTTATAG GAAGAACCTGGTGTCAGTTAAAGGAACGTACCAATATAAAGACTTGCAGCCGGGAGATGAAGACGCTTTCTCTCGGGAGCCCTATGTGGTTTGGTTTCAAGCTCctagcactg AGGTCAAAGAGTTTGTGATCGTTCCCCAGCACACCACCCCCGAGGCCGCCGTTCGGGAAATCGATGAACTTTATGATGTTTACCTTGATGTCAAACAGAAATGGAACTCAGAG AATTTTATTTTCATGGGAGACCTAAATGCCGGCTGCTCCTACGTGCCCAAGAAATCCTGGAAGAACATCCGTCTCCGGAATCACACCGAGTTCGTTTGGCTGATTGGGGACAACAATGATACGACAGTGAAGTCCAGCACCAACTGTGCCTATGACAG GATTGTCGTTGTTGGTGAGAAGCTGGTCAGCTCCATTGTACCAGGCTCTGCCAATGTCTTTGACTTTATGGTTGCTTATGGGCTGACAGAAGAGCAG GCTCTGGAGGTGAGTGATCACTTCCCTATCGAGGTGCGGCTGAAGGAATCCAAACGTCCGACTTCCAGGAGGAGGAAATATCTCAAGAGGAAATAA
- the dnase1l3.S gene encoding deoxyribonuclease I-like 3 S homeolog isoform X3, translating into MEIKDSSNTVIRLLMAQLNSQSETRNQFDLTISQRLGRKSYKEQYGFIYRKNLVSVKGTYQYKDLQPGDEDAFSREPYVVWFQAPSTEVKEFVIVPQHTTPEAAVREIDELYDVYLDVKQKWNSENFIFMGDLNAGCSYVPKKSWKNIRLRNHTEFVWLIGDNNDTTVKSSTNCAYDRIVVVGEKLVSSIVPGSANVFDFMVAYGLTEEQALEVSDHFPIEVRLKESKRPTSRRRKYLKRK; encoded by the exons ATGGAAATCAAGGACAGCAGCAACACCGTCATCCGATTGTTAATGGCACAACTCAACAG CCAATCAGAAACAAGAAATCAATTTGATTTAACCATCAGCCAAAGACTCGGCCGCAAGAGCTACAAAGAACAATATGGCTTCATTTATAG GAAGAACCTGGTGTCAGTTAAAGGAACGTACCAATATAAAGACTTGCAGCCGGGAGATGAAGACGCTTTCTCTCGGGAGCCCTATGTGGTTTGGTTTCAAGCTCctagcactg AGGTCAAAGAGTTTGTGATCGTTCCCCAGCACACCACCCCCGAGGCCGCCGTTCGGGAAATCGATGAACTTTATGATGTTTACCTTGATGTCAAACAGAAATGGAACTCAGAG AATTTTATTTTCATGGGAGACCTAAATGCCGGCTGCTCCTACGTGCCCAAGAAATCCTGGAAGAACATCCGTCTCCGGAATCACACCGAGTTCGTTTGGCTGATTGGGGACAACAATGATACGACAGTGAAGTCCAGCACCAACTGTGCCTATGACAG GATTGTCGTTGTTGGTGAGAAGCTGGTCAGCTCCATTGTACCAGGCTCTGCCAATGTCTTTGACTTTATGGTTGCTTATGGGCTGACAGAAGAGCAG GCTCTGGAGGTGAGTGATCACTTCCCTATCGAGGTGCGGCTGAAGGAATCCAAACGTCCGACTTCCAGGAGGAGGAAATATCTCAAGAGGAAATAA